One window of the Mycobacterium haemophilum DSM 44634 genome contains the following:
- a CDS encoding class I SAM-dependent methyltransferase, with the protein MANEIMDWDSTYREQGGFEGPPPWNIGEPQPELAALIAEGKFRSDVLDAGCGFAELSLALAADGYTVVGIDLTPTAVAAATKAAEERGLTTASFVQADITEFSGYPAGSAGRFATVVDSTLFHSLPVEGRDGYLRSVHRAAAPGASYYVLVFAKGAFPAELETGPNEVDEAELHAAVSKYWEIDEIRPAYIHANVPEIAGAPFEFPPHDRDEQGRMKFPAYLLTAHKA; encoded by the coding sequence ATGGCCAACGAGATCATGGATTGGGACAGCACCTACCGCGAACAGGGCGGCTTCGAGGGCCCACCGCCGTGGAACATCGGTGAGCCACAACCCGAACTGGCCGCGCTGATCGCCGAGGGCAAATTCCGCAGCGACGTGCTGGACGCTGGCTGCGGGTTCGCCGAGCTGTCGTTGGCGCTGGCCGCCGACGGCTACACCGTGGTCGGCATCGACCTCACGCCGACGGCCGTCGCCGCCGCCACCAAGGCGGCCGAGGAACGTGGATTGACCACAGCCAGCTTCGTGCAGGCCGACATCACTGAGTTCTCCGGCTATCCAGCCGGATCCGCCGGACGGTTCGCCACGGTGGTCGACAGCACGCTGTTTCACTCGCTGCCGGTGGAGGGCCGCGACGGCTACCTGCGCTCGGTGCACCGCGCGGCGGCCCCGGGCGCCAGCTACTACGTGCTGGTGTTCGCCAAGGGCGCCTTCCCCGCCGAGCTGGAAACCGGGCCCAACGAAGTCGACGAGGCCGAATTGCACGCCGCGGTGAGCAAATACTGGGAGATCGACGAGATTCGGCCTGCCTATATTCACGCCAATGTCCCCGAGATCGCCGGGGCGCCGTTCGAATTTCCGCCGCACGACCGCGACGAACAGGGCCGGATGAAGTTTCCCGCATACCTGCTGACAGCGCACAAAGCGTAA
- the egtE gene encoding ergothioneine biosynthesis PLP-dependent enzyme EgtE → MNGADSLPDRWRAARPPVAGLHLDSAACSRQSFAVLDATAQHARFEAEVGGYVAAEAATPVLDAGRAAVAALSGMPDAEVVFTTGSLHALDLLLGSWPAGPADRRTLACLPGEYGPNLAMMAAHRFDRRPLPTLADGRLALDDAAFALAADPPDLVHLTAVASHSGVVQPLSMMAQLCAELGLPLVVDAAQALGQVDCAVGADVTYASSRKWIAGPRGVGFLAMRPELMQRLHPRLAASGWASTNLTVAQQLELGEANVAARLGFSVALGEHLACGPATVRAHLAALGGISRTVLADVRGWRVVEEVDEPSAITTLAPDEGADPQAVRAWLLAERRILTTYASVERAPLQLRAPVLRISPHADTTADDLVSFAEALASATAAT, encoded by the coding sequence GTGAACGGTGCCGATTCGCTGCCCGACCGATGGCGGGCGGCCCGCCCGCCGGTCGCCGGGCTGCATTTGGACAGTGCGGCCTGCTCGCGTCAGAGTTTCGCGGTCCTCGACGCTACCGCTCAACACGCGCGGTTCGAGGCCGAAGTCGGCGGGTATGTCGCCGCTGAGGCCGCCACCCCGGTGCTGGATGCCGGGCGGGCCGCGGTCGCCGCATTGAGCGGCATGCCCGACGCCGAAGTGGTGTTCACCACCGGCTCGCTGCACGCGCTGGACTTGCTGCTTGGCAGCTGGCCGGCAGGACCGGCGGACCGAAGGACGCTGGCCTGCCTGCCCGGCGAATACGGTCCCAACCTGGCCATGATGGCCGCACACCGATTCGATCGCCGACCGCTGCCCACCCTCGCGGACGGCAGGTTGGCGCTCGACGACGCGGCTTTCGCCTTGGCCGCGGACCCACCTGATCTGGTTCATCTGACCGCGGTGGCTAGCCACAGCGGTGTCGTGCAACCGCTGTCGATGATGGCGCAACTCTGCGCCGAGTTGGGATTACCGCTGGTCGTAGACGCCGCTCAAGCGCTAGGCCAGGTGGACTGCGCGGTGGGTGCGGATGTGACCTATGCGTCGTCGCGCAAGTGGATCGCCGGGCCGCGCGGTGTGGGCTTCCTTGCGATGCGTCCTGAGCTGATGCAGCGGTTGCATCCGAGACTTGCGGCCTCGGGGTGGGCGTCGACGAATCTGACGGTGGCCCAGCAACTCGAACTCGGCGAGGCCAATGTCGCTGCGCGATTGGGTTTTTCGGTAGCACTGGGGGAACATTTGGCGTGCGGACCGGCGACCGTGCGAGCACACCTGGCCGCGCTGGGTGGCATCAGTCGGACGGTGCTGGCTGATGTGCGCGGGTGGCGGGTGGTCGAGGAGGTCGATGAGCCGAGCGCGATCACCACCCTGGCTCCGGACGAGGGTGCCGATCCGCAGGCGGTGCGGGCATGGCTGCTCGCCGAACGGCGGATTTTGACCACCTACGCTTCAGTGGAGCGAGCGCCGCTGCAGCTGAGGGCGCCGGTGTTGCGGATCTCGCCGCACGCCGATACCACCGCCGACGACCTGGTTTCCTTCGCCGAAGCTTTGGCGAGCGCAACCGCGGCTACCTAA
- the egtD gene encoding L-histidine N(alpha)-methyltransferase — MTLSLANHLAAESAYHALRRDVFDGLQKTPKSLPPKWFYDSVGSDLFDQITRLPEYYPTRAEAEILCARSAEIASASHADTLVELGSGTSEKTRLLLDALRDRGSLRRFVPFDVDASMLSAAATAIQHEYSGVEINAVCGDFEEHLAEIPTGGRRMFVFLGSTIGNLTPEPRAEFLATLAAVMRPGDSLLLGTDLVKDAARLVRAYDDAAGVTARFNRNVLAVINRELDADFDVEAYRHVARWNTAAERIEMWLRAERRQRVRVAALGLSVDFAAEEEMLTEVSCKFRSDGVGAELAAAGMRRIRWWTDSAGDFGLSLAIR; from the coding sequence ATGACGCTATCGCTGGCCAACCACCTCGCCGCCGAATCGGCGTATCACGCGTTGCGTCGCGATGTGTTCGACGGCCTGCAAAAGACACCGAAGTCATTGCCGCCCAAGTGGTTCTACGATTCGGTGGGCAGCGATCTGTTCGACCAGATCACCCGGTTACCCGAGTATTACCCGACCCGCGCCGAAGCTGAGATCCTGTGTGCTCGATCAGCCGAAATCGCGTCCGCCAGCCACGCCGACACCTTGGTGGAACTGGGCAGCGGGACGTCGGAGAAGACCAGGCTGTTGTTGGACGCGCTGCGTGACCGCGGGTCGCTGCGTAGGTTCGTACCGTTCGACGTCGATGCCAGCATGCTGTCGGCGGCCGCAACCGCCATACAACACGAGTACTCAGGCGTCGAAATCAACGCTGTCTGCGGCGATTTCGAGGAACATCTGGCCGAGATTCCCACCGGTGGGCGACGTATGTTCGTGTTCTTGGGGTCGACGATCGGCAACCTCACGCCCGAACCACGCGCGGAGTTCCTCGCAACCTTAGCCGCGGTCATGCGGCCAGGGGACAGTCTGCTGCTGGGTACCGACCTGGTCAAGGACGCCGCTCGGCTGGTGCGTGCCTACGACGACGCTGCCGGGGTGACCGCCCGGTTCAACCGCAATGTGCTGGCGGTGATCAACCGGGAACTCGACGCCGATTTCGACGTCGAGGCCTACCGGCACGTCGCGCGCTGGAACACCGCTGCCGAGCGCATCGAGATGTGGCTGCGGGCCGAGCGGCGCCAGCGGGTGCGCGTCGCTGCGCTCGGCTTGAGCGTCGACTTCGCGGCCGAGGAGGAGATGCTCACCGAAGTTTCCTGCAAGTTCCGCTCGGACGGGGTGGGTGCCGAATTGGCTGCGGCGGGAATGCGTCGCATCCGGTGGTGGACTGACAGCGCTGGCGACTTTGGGCTGTCGTTAGCGATCAGGTGA